DNA sequence from the Primulina huaijiensis isolate GDHJ02 unplaced genomic scaffold, ASM1229523v2 scaffold17361, whole genome shotgun sequence genome:
AagaaactttttcaaaaatcaagctGCTCTCACTACCCGTTCCTTTTCAAAATCAAGCAAGCTCTCTCTCAACAAAAAAACCTCTCACTTCCCGCTCTTTTTTTTCAGCACGGATACAACCTCATCTCATTGAATCAGGCAAGGTGAGGATTTTCTTTGccaatgtacaatttttttttatacaatggagatatttgtgtttgtttcaagaaatttgGGATTTGTTTCTGGTAATTTCTGTGAAATTGATGATAATGgcctgaaaattttaatttctccGAAATTGTATGTGTGTCTGTATAATGTTTTGCCAATCCAAACATCATCTTCACCGTCGTATTGTTCCAAGTAGAACCTTGTCTCCACTCGAGGCAGGCTGGcgtaacatttttttattttaaagagggAGTCCATTTTTTAGGACGTACGACGAAGCAATACATAGAAGTGATATGAAAAGCTGTTTTGGCATCCTCTTTCATCTGTACTTATTTTACTTGTTTCTCCAACATTCTGTACTGGTATTttcctttgttttttttgttacaTTAAATATGGTCCTGCATTCATTTCCAGATGATTAGTTTGGGGGAAAAAATTGATAACAAGGCTCTCAAGTCTAGACTCTTTGTGTTTGCTTATTTGCCGTATGTCTCGAGTCAAGTTGATCAAGTTCATTTGCCTTGTGTTATAGTAAATACTTAAACtcatcttgtttttttttttttattgatccaGTTGGTTTCTTGCTTGAGAATGGAAGATAACAATCAAGTGTCACTTGAAGAGGTGGAAGGAGACAACAATCAAGAAGCTGGAAATGTTGAGGTACCGAATGAAAACTCTTTTGTCCATGTTTTGGAGAGTAAATTGGAAGTGGGTCAGGTTGTGAACAGCGTTGAAGATGCTTATTTATTGCATTGTCAATATGCGCATGCCAAGGGATTTAGTGTGAGGAAGGGTGATCAACGATATTTTTCTTATACCAATGAACTTCAATCAAAAGAATTTCATTGTTCATGTGAAGGTTTAAAAGATGAGAAATGTTCTAGTAAAAGGATTCCAGTTTATCAAAAGCCGGTCATTAGAACACAATGTAAAGCCAAATTGAAGATTACATGGGAAAAAGGGTGTGAATGGCGGGTGAGTAGATTTTTTGAAGAGCATAACCATGAGATGTTTGCGCCTGATCAAACTCACTTGTTAAGATCGGCACGTAATATATCACATGCAAAAAAGTCTACTCTAGAAGCTATGGTAAATGCTGGAATATCCGTCTCTAATGCTGTCTCTTTTATGGAAAATGAAGCATGTGGGTCACAAAATTTAGGTTTTATTAGAAAGGACGCATATGACCATATGAGTCGGTTGAAAAAGTATACCAAAGTTGAGAATGAAGATACCACTGCActtattcaatattttataaataaggcTAATCAGGAGAATTATTTTTACTAGAATGTTCAATTGGATGATGATGATAAAGTGATGAATTTTTTCTTTAGGGACTATAGATGCGAGGttgattatgaatattttgGTGATGTCCTGTCGATTGATACAACATATagaacaaataaatataatttaatatgtgcCTCATTTGTTGGTATAAATCACCATTTGCAGAATGTATTGTTTGGCTTGGCCTTTATGTCAGATGAAACTCAAAGTTCTTTTGAATGGTTGTTTGCAACATTTCTTGATTCTATGAATGGACGACAACCACAAACTATCTTTTCAGACCAATGTCAAGCCATGATGAATGTCATAGAAACAATTTTTCCACTTTCACATCATCGTTTATGTCAATGGCATATAAATCAAAATGATCCTTCACATTTTGGGAGTTTAAATGGTGATTCTGTTTTTAAAGGATTGTGGtataaatacatgaatcattGTGATTCTGAAGATGAATTTGAGAACACATGGAAATATATGATTGAAACATATGATTTGGATGGCATAAATGGTTGAATGATATGTACAAGCTTAAGAAGAAATGGTCTACTGCTTTTATGAATGGAAGGTTTAGTGCGGGACTTTTGGCTACTTCAAGAAATGAAGTCACGAATATGGTTTTGAAAAAGGCAGGTAACAAAATGAGTTCTTTGTATGACTTTGTGCTAAATTATGAGAAGATTCAAAATAACTGGCGGGAAAGGGAGAAGACTGAAGATACTCGTTGTCGCCATGGTAATCCTGCACAGATATTGAAAAACCATCCATTGTTGATTAATGCTTCTAATGTTTATACGATGTCTATATATCTTCTATTCGAAGTTGAAATGATTAATTCATTGAATTGCAAATCGGTTGAACCACCATCTTGTTTTGGTAATGATTGGAATTGGATTCAAATCAAAGTACATTCTCATGATGATAATTCAAGGGTTCGATATGTGGTGTTCAATAAGCAGAGTCATGAAATAAATTGCAGTTGTCATAAGTTTGAGACAATGGGGATTTTGTGTAAGCATGCTTTGATGGTGTTTAATTGTATGGATGTCACTGTTATACCAGAATGTTATATTTTGAAGAGGTGGATGAAGAATGTAAGAAATAGAGTTACATTTGACTTTGACCAAAGTCGAAGGGGTGGTGCTAGTCATGTATCTGAAATGGTGTTTGTCAATGAAATAATGAGATCAACCTATGATCTAACTCAACCGAGCAAATCTCATGAGGAGGCAAGAAAAATCTTATACGGATTGGTTGACAGTGCAAAAGATGAAATCTCTAACCTTGTATCAAAGTTAAGTGTAGATGATGAGACACAATGTGATGACATTCGAAGTTTTGGAGTTTGCATCGGTAACCCACTTACTGCTAAAGCCAAAGGAGTTACTAATGTTAATATTACACGACACTAGGATagtaagaacaaaaaaaaaaggaaaaagaaaggaGAAAACAGAAGTTTCAAGTaagttttcatattttcaattaaGTGAGTAGTTCTATTGAATTAAGTTTTCATATGGTCGAGAATGTAGTTcaattgaattaattgttgtaaCTTTGCATACTGTGTTTGCCTTGAATGAATTGTTGTTACTTTGTTTGACTTGCTAGGTGCTAAAGGAGCAAAAAAGAAGGGACAAAGTTCACAAAAAACCACCAACACACGATAAATGAGCAATGGAATTTCATCACAACAACACTCAAATTTCACAATATCGCAATTCCCTTCCACATTCGGATACACTCAACATTTTATTCCGTCGCCAAATATAATGGTGATGAAATGAATTTATTTCCTTACAAGTTACTTTTTTTGACTTgctatgttatattttttttctgtttAAGATACAGGAGGGTAATGCAAACATCTATTTAGGTGATCAAAtgaatttatttccttataATTTTGGGGGTCCTCATTCATCACAAGTAAGGAATTTTgtctacatttttttaaaacttttttataAATTGTTTCTCATTAATGTTTTAATATTGTTCAGGGACGTGGTAATTGAAGGAAGACCCTTTGTGCAAGTTCAGTAGTGTAATTGCACACGAAGACAATGTTTCTTAGTATTTTTGTAGACTTTTGGTGTGTTTTGTATTCTACCAAGACTTATGTGTGTTTTGTAATTGCTACCTAACAACTGTGTTCGGAGCTCAGGAATGGAATATTGATCTGTTTGGTAAATTGTATTAAGTTTGTGTTTGATAAATTGTACAAGCGTAATAGTCTGCTTTGGTTTTATGTACTTGATAAATTGTACAAACGTAATAATCTGCTTTGGTTTGATGTATGATTTCATGTAAGTTTGTGATCCCACTTGTTTCTTGGCTTTCTGTTGTGAACTTGTTACACCATGTATAAATGCTGGGAAATTGTAGAGTGGCTAATACATGTAGTTGATATATATATGGGTGTgtctttatatatatgtatgtatgtatagagTACCAGTTGAAaatttgatttcattttattcaattatacaACAAGATACTGCATAATTTATACATTATGAAAAAGAATACCGTTCAAGAAGACATGGGAGACATTTTCTTTACACAAGTCAATGGCAGATGCAAATTTAAGTGGGGAGCCCTGTTCTTCACACAAATCAGAAGCAATACACAGAAGAAAAACACATCCATCCTAGTAGTTGTAAGGTTAATGTAAATGGGAGAATACATTgacaaaaaaatatctaatcATCACTATTAATTTTCAGATattcaatttgtttttttatcttCTTCGTCATCTCTACTAAATTTGCAAGTGCAACTTCCAATTTAACTATCTTCTCAGCTTGAGTGACACTTGCACTTGCATTTGCACTTGCACTAGAAGGTGCGTACGACGTTCTTTCAACACTAGGAGTAGAGGAAGAAGCTGCAACTTGTTTGTCCATATACGAACCAAAAGCTTTTACTGCATCATTCATAGAAGAGAATGACCTGTGAGACGCACAACTAAATTTATTAACTTGTTTTTGTGCCTCTTCTCAAGTGTCATATACACCAGGTTTACGCCCAATGAAAATTACATATGTTTTCCCCtatatcacaaaaaaaaattaagaacatTAAAAAATGTACACTAAATAAAGAATATAATTaacagaaaaaaatttaaaataacaaaggCGCTCGCCATAAACGAAAATAATGGTATGCCAAAGGGTTCTTTTTTTACTGCAACAAAAAATAGAGAGTCACTACATACATTTCAGATCTTATCAAATGAACATCTTACACGGTTGATTGGTTTAAACAATAAATCGGTTCATGTAAATTATTTGCTAGGTTCGAGCAAAACCCCCATCGACAACCATCCGTCCATTTGCCTCATATCAAACCAACGAGATAACGTAAAATATcccttaatattttttacacaCACATTTTACTGGATACAAACTACATAGCTGGATCAagattttaccattttttttctCCCAGGAACCAACTAGAATCGACAAGTCTTAGAACCTACATGAATTCTCCAAGATGAACATGTTTTCACTAGAACAACTCGAACTCTAGATGTTCTTCAGTGGAACTATAATCCAGAAAATATTTCCTCTTCTCCTCAGAAGGGCGTGTGAATCTCCAACATCACAGAACTCAGGAATTTGAGGTGGAATGGCGCAGCGTATAAGAGTCAACCCGatcgatattcacaatgaaAAGTAGTAcacttagtataaaaagtaatactttttcatggacgatccaaataaaagatactcttagcataaaaattaatactttttcatggatgacccaaataagagattcgtctcacaaaataggacagaccgtctcatacaagtttttacCCAAATCAAAATTGTCacgatttgatttgattttcaaaaataaaattatcacgattttcagatttgaaacaaagCCGGCTGAAAATTATTAGA
Encoded proteins:
- the LOC140965970 gene encoding protein FAR1-RELATED SEQUENCE 5-like — protein: MNFFFRDYRCEVDYEYFGDVLSIDTTYRTNKYNLICASFVGINHHLQNVLFGLAFMSDETQSSFEWLFATFLDSMNGRQPQTIFSDQCQAMMNVIETIFPLSHHRLCQWHINQNDPSHFGSLNGDSVFKGLWYKYMNHWLNDMYKLKKKWSTAFMNGRFSAGLLATSRNEVTNMVLKKAGNKMSSLYDFVLNYEKIQNNWREREKTEDTRCRHGNPAQILKNHPLLINASNVYTMSIYLLFEVEMINSLNCKSVEPPSCFGNDWNWIQIKVHSHDDNSRVRYVVFNKQSHEINCSCHKFETMGILCKHALMVFNCMDVTVIPECYILKRWMKNVRNRVTFDFDQSRRGGASHVSEMVFVNEIMRSTYDLTQPSKSHEEARKILYGLVDSAKDEISNLVSKLSVDDETQCDDIRSFGVCIGNPLTAKAKGVTNVNITRH